One window from the genome of Ailuropoda melanoleuca isolate Jingjing chromosome 5, ASM200744v2, whole genome shotgun sequence encodes:
- the MAPK13 gene encoding mitogen-activated protein kinase 13 has translation MSFTRRKGFYKQDVNKTSWELPKTYVSPTHVGSGAYGAVCSAIDKRSGEKVAIKKLSRPFQSEIFAKRAYRELRLLKHMQHENVIGLLDVFTPASSLRSFHDFYLVMPFMQTDLQKIMGMEFSEDKIQYLVYQMLKGLKYIHSAGVVHRDLKPGNLAVNEDCELKILDFGLARHADAEMTGYVVTRWYRAPEVILSWMHYNQTVDIWSVGCIMAEMLTGKTLFKGKDYLDQLSQILKVTGVPGAEFVQKLNDKAAKSYIQALPQSPKKDFSQLFPRASPQAIDVLEKMLELDVDKRLTASQALAHPFFELFRDPEEETEAPQPFDDSLEHEKLTVDEWKQHIYKEIVNFSPIARKDSRRRSGMKLQ, from the exons ATGAGCTTCACCCGGAGAAAGGGCTTCTACAAGCAGGACGTCAACAAGACCAGCTGGGAGCTGCCCAAGACCTACGTGTCCCCGACGCACGTAGGCAGCGGGGCTTATGGCGCCGTGTG CTCCGCCATCGACAAGCGGTcaggggagaaggtggccatcaaGAAGCTGAGCCGGCCCTTCCAGTCCGAGATCTTTGCCAAGCGGGCCTACCGAGAGCTGCGGCTGCTGAAGCACATGCAGCATGAGAAC GTCATCGGGCTCCTGGATGTCTtcaccccagcctcctccctgcgcAGCTTCCATGACTT CTACCTGGTGATGCCCTTCATGCAGACGGACCTGCAGAAGATCATGGGGATGGAGTTCAGTGAGGACAAGATCCAGTACCTGGTGTATCAGATGCTTAAGGGGCTCAAG TACATCCACTCAGCTGGGGTCGTCCATAGG GACCTAAAGCCGGGCAACCTGGCTGTGAACGAGGACTGTGAGCTGAAG ATCTTGGATTTCGGCCTGGCCCGGCATGCGGACGCTGAGATGACGGGCTACGTGGTGACCCGCTGGTACCGGGCCCCCGAGGTGATCCTCAGCTGGATGCATTACAACCAGACTG tgGACATCTGGTCTGTGGGCTGTATCATGGCAGAGATGCTGACAGGGAAGACTCTGTTCAAGGGGAAAGATT ACCTGGACCAGCTGTCCCAGATCCTGAAAGTGACCGGGGTGCCAGGCGCAGAGTTTGTGCAGAAGTTGAACGACAAAGCA GCTAAATCCTACATCCAGGCCCTGCCACAGAGCCCCAAGAAGGATTTCTCTCAGCTCTTCCCGCGTGCCAGCCCCCAGG CCATAGATGTGCTGGAGAAGATGCTGGAGCTGGACGTGGATAAGCGCCTGACGGCCTCGCAGGCCCTCGCGCACCCCTTCTTTGAACTCTTCCGAGACccggaggaggagacagaggccccGCAGCCTTTTGATGATTCCCTAGAACATGAGAAACTCACAGTGGATGAATGGAAGC AGCACATCTACAAGGAGATCGTGAACTTCAGCCCCATTGCCCGGAAGGACTCACGGCGCCGGAGCGGCATGAAGCTTCAGTGA